Proteins from a genomic interval of Staphylococcus debuckii:
- a CDS encoding polysaccharide biosynthesis tyrosine autokinase, with amino-acid sequence MKQKTTLKHQLITLNHPKSVISEKFRGIRSNLLFSSADTAIKGIVVTAEKPAAGKSTIASNLAITYAQAGYRTLIIDGDMRKPTLHYIFNKNNNHGLSSAIIKNVELEEAIKETEIENLDLLTSGPIPPNPSELIGSSNFNEIIEVLKEQYNFIVLDTPPINTVTDAQIYSKYIKHSILVIDAEKNNRTEIIKAKSLLDRVNSKILGVVLNRMPKDKSSSYYAYYGSEDK; translated from the coding sequence ATGAAACAAAAAACAACACTAAAACATCAACTCATCACTTTAAATCATCCTAAATCTGTGATTAGTGAAAAATTCCGTGGTATAAGATCTAACTTATTATTTTCTTCAGCTGATACAGCTATAAAAGGAATAGTAGTAACAGCTGAAAAACCGGCAGCAGGAAAATCTACTATCGCTTCAAATTTAGCGATTACATATGCACAAGCAGGTTATCGTACACTTATAATAGATGGAGATATGCGGAAACCTACTTTGCATTACATTTTCAACAAAAATAATAACCATGGTTTATCATCAGCTATTATTAAAAATGTAGAGCTAGAGGAAGCAATAAAAGAAACAGAAATTGAAAACTTAGATTTATTGACATCTGGACCTATTCCACCCAATCCCTCAGAGTTAATCGGATCTTCGAATTTTAATGAGATTATTGAAGTATTAAAAGAACAATATAACTTTATTGTTTTAGATACACCGCCAATTAATACAGTAACTGATGCTCAAATATATTCTAAGTATATCAAGCATTCAATACTAGTAATTGATGCTGAAAAGAATAATAGAACAGAAATCATCAAAGCGAAGTCTCTTTTAGATAGAGTGAATTCAAAAATATTAGGTGTCGTCTTGAATAGAATGCCAAAAGATAAATCATCAAGCTATTATGCTTATTACGGAAGTGAAGATAAGTGA
- a CDS encoding Wzz/FepE/Etk N-terminal domain-containing protein, producing METMLDYRQILNTIKKNLWLLITLPLIFGILVFAGTHFLIKPKYESSTQIIVNQKEKDDQMLAQQLQSDLQLVNTYSEIIRSPRIMDEVSKDLKNKYSGSQLSSMTTIESAAQSQILKIKVITHNEKDSKIIANKVANTFKKEIDNIMKVDNVSVLSKAGNGVKIYPKPMTNTLLGALIGLVIAIFIAAARELFDKRIKDEEDVEKILDLPVLGAINRF from the coding sequence ATGGAAACAATGCTTGATTATAGACAAATATTAAATACAATTAAAAAGAATTTATGGTTGCTCATCACTTTACCTTTAATATTTGGAATATTAGTTTTTGCTGGTACACATTTTTTGATTAAACCAAAATATGAATCTTCAACTCAAATTATAGTTAATCAAAAAGAAAAAGATGATCAGATGTTAGCTCAACAACTTCAATCCGATTTACAACTTGTAAATACATATTCAGAAATTATTAGAAGTCCTAGAATTATGGATGAAGTATCAAAAGATTTAAAAAACAAATATTCAGGTAGTCAGCTTTCAAGTATGACTACTATAGAAAGTGCGGCACAATCACAAATTTTAAAAATAAAAGTAATTACACATAATGAAAAAGATTCAAAAATCATTGCTAATAAAGTAGCAAATACTTTTAAAAAAGAAATAGATAATATTATGAAAGTAGATAACGTCTCAGTTTTATCAAAAGCAGGAAATGGTGTAAAAATTTATCCAAAGCCAATGACTAACACATTGCTTGGTGCACTAATTGGTTTAGTGATAGCAATTTTTATTGCTGCGGCAAGAGAATTATTTGATAAAAGAATCAAAGATGAAGAAGACGTTGAAAAAATTCTGGATTTACCAGTATTAGGCGCAATAAATAGATTTTAA
- the bioB gene encoding biotin synthase BioB, translating to MEIAHKIINGGALTKQEAYDLYTDTSIDTFTLLDEAYAVRKHYYGKKVKLNMILNAKSGICPEDCGYCGQSRDMKRKDRYALIPENDIIAGADAAADNQIGTYCIVMSGRGPSDKEVDHITESVRAIKENHPQLKVCACLGLANEDQAHRLKEAGVDRYNHNLNTSENYHDTVVSTHTYEDRVKTVEIMKENNISPCSGVICGMGETAQDRIDMAFALKELDADSIPINFLHPIQGTKFGNMDELTPMKCLRIIAIFRLVNPTKEIRIAGGREVNLQSLQPFALLAANSIFVGDYLITGGQPNTMDYRMIQDLGFEIDCSNLPEDTAEKITATLEA from the coding sequence ATGGAGATTGCACATAAAATAATTAACGGCGGTGCATTAACCAAGCAAGAGGCTTACGATTTATATACAGATACATCAATTGATACATTTACTTTGTTAGATGAAGCATATGCTGTACGTAAACATTATTATGGAAAGAAAGTTAAATTAAATATGATTTTGAATGCTAAAAGCGGGATTTGTCCAGAGGATTGTGGGTACTGTGGCCAATCTCGAGATATGAAGCGTAAAGATCGTTATGCTTTAATTCCAGAAAACGATATTATCGCAGGAGCGGATGCAGCTGCAGATAACCAAATTGGTACATATTGTATTGTGATGAGCGGGCGCGGACCAAGCGATAAAGAAGTTGATCATATTACTGAGTCTGTGCGTGCGATTAAAGAAAATCACCCTCAATTGAAAGTGTGTGCTTGTCTAGGTTTAGCAAATGAAGATCAAGCGCATCGTTTAAAAGAAGCTGGCGTAGACCGTTATAACCATAACTTAAATACAAGCGAGAACTATCATGACACTGTTGTATCCACACACACATATGAAGACCGCGTAAAAACTGTAGAAATTATGAAAGAAAATAACATTTCTCCTTGTTCAGGTGTAATTTGCGGCATGGGAGAAACTGCTCAAGATAGAATTGATATGGCCTTTGCTTTAAAAGAATTAGATGCAGATAGTATTCCAATTAATTTCTTGCATCCCATCCAAGGAACTAAATTCGGCAATATGGATGAATTAACACCTATGAAATGTTTGCGCATTATTGCTATCTTCCGCTTAGTCAATCCAACTAAAGAAATACGTATTGCCGGCGGACGAGAAGTCAACTTGCAATCATTGCAGCCTTTTGCATTGCTTGCTGCGAATTCAATCTTTGTGGGTGACTACCTGATTACGGGCGGCCAGCCGAACACTATGGATTATCGTATGATTCAAGATTTAGGCTTTGAAATTGATTGCAGCAATCTTCCTGAAGATACAGCTGAAAAAATCACTGCAACTTTGGAAGCTTAA
- the srtA gene encoding class A sortase SrtA gives MGKWRSRLFSIIGVLLILVGVFFLFKPQIDHFITGKQNDEKIEQYDKQQADNKAKHKAAPKVPKDKSQLVGYIDIPSVNIKEPVYPGAATPEQLNRGVSLAEGDETLDQQNISIAGHTNTSGDYQFTNLHKVKKGAEVTFKVGDETRKYKMTSIKDVSPDEVSVLDEHKGQKEQLTLITCDDYNPQTNEWEKRTIFVAKRVA, from the coding sequence ATGGGTAAATGGCGTTCTCGTTTATTCTCTATTATAGGAGTACTGCTCATTTTAGTGGGGGTCTTTTTCCTATTTAAACCGCAAATTGATCATTTTATTACAGGTAAACAAAACGACGAAAAAATCGAACAATATGATAAGCAACAAGCAGACAATAAAGCCAAACATAAAGCAGCACCAAAAGTGCCAAAGGATAAATCGCAATTAGTAGGCTACATAGATATTCCGAGTGTTAATATTAAAGAACCGGTTTATCCAGGGGCCGCTACACCAGAACAGTTGAATCGTGGTGTAAGTCTAGCAGAAGGTGATGAAACTTTGGACCAACAGAACATTTCTATTGCAGGGCACACTAATACGAGTGGAGATTATCAATTTACCAATCTGCACAAAGTGAAGAAAGGTGCAGAAGTAACCTTTAAAGTCGGTGATGAAACCCGCAAATATAAAATGACTTCAATCAAAGATGTAAGTCCCGATGAAGTCAGTGTATTAGATGAGCATAAAGGTCAAAAAGAACAACTTACGCTGATTACATGTGATGATTATAATCCTCAAACTAATGAATGGGAAAAGAGAACCATCTTTGTAGCGAAGAGGGTAGCATAA
- a CDS encoding FMN-dependent NADH-azoreductase, which translates to MSQVLYITAHPLNEMVSNSMAVGKAFIESYEEAHPDDEVVHIDLFKDEVPEIDADVFSGWGKLQSGESLSEVEQHKVSRLAELVDQFVAADKYVIVTPMWNLSFPPAVKRYFDAVSIAGKSFKYTSEGPQGLLTDKTALHIQSRGGFYSEGPAADMEMGDRYIRTIFTFMGVPKYRLIAVEGHNKVPEKAEEIKLNAIQQAESFAIEF; encoded by the coding sequence ATGTCTCAAGTACTTTATATTACTGCACACCCACTCAATGAAATGGTTTCTAATTCGATGGCCGTGGGTAAGGCGTTTATCGAAAGTTATGAAGAAGCGCATCCGGATGATGAAGTGGTGCATATTGATTTATTTAAAGATGAGGTTCCGGAAATTGACGCGGATGTGTTCTCTGGATGGGGCAAGTTGCAGTCTGGCGAATCTTTGTCTGAGGTTGAGCAACATAAGGTCAGCCGCTTAGCTGAATTGGTTGATCAGTTTGTGGCTGCGGATAAGTATGTGATTGTGACGCCAATGTGGAATTTATCGTTTCCTCCTGCTGTGAAGCGTTATTTTGATGCGGTTTCAATCGCTGGCAAATCGTTTAAATATACTTCTGAGGGTCCTCAAGGTTTATTGACTGATAAAACTGCGTTGCATATCCAATCTCGTGGCGGCTTCTATAGTGAAGGTCCTGCAGCGGATATGGAAATGGGCGATCGTTATATTCGTACGATTTTCACTTTCATGGGTGTGCCGAAGTATCGTTTAATCGCTGTAGAAGGTCATAATAAGGTTCCTGAAAAAGCTGAAGAGATTAAATTGAATGCGATTCAACAAGCGGAATCTTTTGCGATAGAATTTTAA
- a CDS encoding cation diffusion facilitator family transporter: MVRNYSRNYYFHHVEHRKVQQSSKRTLWASLIITLIFTIVEFVGGLVSNSLALLSDSFHMLSDVLALSLSMLAIYFASKAPTNRFTYGYLRLEVIAAFLNGLALVVISLWILYEAVMRIIYPKPIEDGIMLVVAVIGLIVNIVLTWLLYNSLKSEDNINIQSALWHFFGDLLNSVGVIVAVVLIKLTGIQIIDPILSIVISAILLNGGYKILKNAWMILMASVPAGLDVDQIIADMKKADRVIDVHEFHLWSVTSDQYSLSAHVVLDSTSSQDAYQIINQLEQLLKTKYGLHHTTLQIEHLDLNHLDENYFEQFEHEQ; encoded by the coding sequence ATGGTTAGAAATTATTCTCGAAACTATTATTTTCATCATGTTGAACATCGTAAAGTTCAGCAAAGTTCGAAGCGGACACTATGGGCCTCATTAATCATCACCTTGATTTTTACCATCGTAGAATTTGTCGGCGGTTTAGTTTCTAATTCGTTAGCATTACTGTCAGACTCATTCCATATGTTGAGTGACGTTTTAGCACTAAGTTTATCAATGCTCGCTATTTATTTTGCGAGCAAAGCACCAACAAATCGCTTCACATATGGATACTTGCGGTTAGAAGTCATCGCAGCATTTTTAAACGGCTTAGCACTCGTCGTCATTTCACTATGGATATTGTATGAAGCGGTAATGCGCATCATTTATCCTAAACCGATTGAAGACGGAATTATGCTGGTAGTGGCAGTCATTGGCTTGATTGTCAACATTGTACTGACATGGCTGTTGTACAATTCATTGAAATCCGAAGACAACATTAATATTCAAAGTGCTTTATGGCACTTCTTCGGTGATTTGTTGAATTCAGTGGGCGTCATTGTCGCAGTTGTCTTGATTAAATTAACCGGCATTCAAATTATCGACCCGATTTTGAGTATTGTGATTTCAGCGATTTTATTGAATGGCGGCTATAAAATCTTGAAGAATGCTTGGATGATATTGATGGCCTCTGTTCCAGCTGGACTCGATGTCGATCAAATCATTGCCGATATGAAAAAAGCAGACCGCGTCATAGATGTGCATGAGTTCCACCTGTGGAGCGTCACTTCTGACCAATACTCGCTTTCTGCACATGTCGTTTTAGATAGCACAAGCAGTCAAGACGCTTACCAAATCATCAATCAACTAGAGCAATTGCTAAAAACGAAGTACGGTTTACACCATACTACCTTGCAAATCGAACATTTAGATTTGAACCATTTAGATGAAAATTATTTCGAACAATTTGAACATGAGCAATAA
- a CDS encoding phosphate--AMP phosphotransferase — protein MSTKIKELELEASRLTRETHKLGIPVMIVFEGVPAAGKTRLSNELLLTLDAKYSSFIATASPTPENLRYQFLQKYWNTLPGKGEINIYFRSWYAHYIDYKVNGIKHLQYKDYHVLRDQIDGFEEMLENDHYEIIKFYIEIDEKKRQDHIRQTKENPLTRWKAQEYENVIPDDIYLEEMHKILNDPKQKDWKVIDYTEREQATINMYEHIIKRLKKAIKTYRERVVERDGLFTKDYKTDLFENRLTKVKKDEYNAQIEKLQQRMLEIQFALYERKIPLILVFEGMDAAGKGGNIKRIREKLDPTGYEVNAISAPTDVELAHQYLWRFARDMPRTGHIEMFDRSWYGRVLVERVEGFATVDEWQRAYHEINDFEKMWTDEGAIILKFFLSLDKDIQLERFKAREVNPDKQWKITDEDWRNRDKWDLYLEASADMIQKTDSSHAPWYIVPADHKKSARIAVLKRIIKTCETALWGVNHD, from the coding sequence ATGTCAACTAAGATTAAAGAATTAGAGTTAGAAGCATCAAGGTTAACGAGAGAAACACATAAATTAGGAATTCCGGTGATGATCGTATTCGAAGGAGTGCCTGCAGCGGGTAAAACGCGCTTATCAAATGAACTCTTACTAACATTAGATGCTAAGTATTCTAGCTTTATCGCTACAGCATCGCCGACACCTGAAAATCTGCGCTATCAATTCTTGCAGAAATATTGGAATACGCTGCCAGGAAAAGGGGAAATCAATATTTACTTCCGCAGCTGGTATGCGCATTATATTGATTACAAAGTCAATGGTATCAAGCATTTGCAGTATAAGGATTATCATGTATTGCGTGACCAGATTGATGGATTTGAAGAAATGTTGGAAAATGATCATTATGAAATTATCAAATTCTATATTGAAATTGATGAGAAGAAGCGTCAGGATCATATCCGTCAAACTAAAGAAAATCCGCTCACACGCTGGAAAGCACAAGAATATGAAAATGTTATTCCGGATGATATTTATTTAGAAGAAATGCATAAAATCTTAAATGACCCAAAACAGAAAGACTGGAAGGTAATTGATTATACTGAGCGTGAACAAGCTACTATCAATATGTATGAACACATTATCAAGCGTTTGAAGAAAGCGATTAAAACGTATCGTGAACGTGTAGTCGAAAGAGATGGTTTATTCACTAAAGACTATAAGACAGATTTATTTGAGAATCGTTTAACGAAAGTGAAAAAAGATGAATATAATGCACAAATTGAAAAATTACAGCAACGTATGCTGGAAATCCAATTTGCCTTATATGAACGCAAGATTCCACTTATCTTGGTCTTTGAAGGAATGGACGCTGCAGGTAAAGGCGGCAATATCAAACGTATTCGTGAGAAATTGGATCCGACCGGTTATGAAGTTAACGCGATCAGTGCTCCGACAGACGTGGAATTAGCGCACCAATATTTGTGGCGCTTTGCTAGAGATATGCCGCGTACTGGCCACATTGAAATGTTCGACCGCAGCTGGTATGGCCGTGTCCTTGTAGAACGTGTGGAAGGGTTTGCGACGGTTGATGAATGGCAGCGCGCCTATCATGAAATTAATGATTTTGAAAAAATGTGGACCGATGAAGGTGCCATTATTTTGAAATTCTTCTTGAGCTTGGATAAAGATATCCAACTAGAACGCTTTAAAGCCAGAGAAGTTAATCCAGATAAGCAATGGAAGATTACTGATGAAGATTGGCGCAATCGCGATAAATGGGATTTATACCTTGAAGCGAGTGCAGATATGATTCAAAAAACAGATTCTTCACACGCACCTTGGTATATCGTACCGGCTGACCATAAGAAATCAGCACGTATTGCAGTCTTAAAACGTATTATTAAAACATGTGAAACAGCGTTGTGGGGCGTGAATCACGATTAA
- a CDS encoding fructosamine kinase family protein, which yields MDKLWQQNLPISGIKDIVPVSGGDVNDAYRIDTEDEKYFLLVQPNSSYDFYSAEAEGLNDFEYAEVTAPRVVAKGEIAGDAYMILTWLDEGTTGSQEALGKLVAKLHDFHNPDKKFGFDYPDNGPDVAFDNSWTDSWKEIFVHRRLDHLREKIVEKDLWDVDQLNKFDNVREVIVDALDNHKSKASLLHGDLWSGNYMFLKNGEPALFDPMPLYGDREFDLGATRVFGGFSEEFYEAYDKAYPLPDGAERRIEFYKLYLLLVHLVKFGSMYEGSVEQSMDKILAEAKQQ from the coding sequence ATGGATAAATTATGGCAACAAAATCTACCAATTTCAGGGATTAAGGATATCGTGCCGGTGTCAGGCGGAGATGTGAATGATGCGTATCGTATTGATACGGAGGATGAGAAATATTTCTTGTTAGTGCAGCCGAATAGTTCGTATGATTTCTATTCTGCTGAAGCGGAAGGTCTGAATGATTTCGAGTATGCAGAGGTGACGGCGCCTCGAGTGGTCGCGAAAGGTGAAATTGCGGGCGATGCTTATATGATTCTGACGTGGCTGGATGAGGGCACAACGGGCAGCCAAGAAGCGTTAGGCAAGTTGGTTGCGAAGTTGCATGATTTCCATAATCCAGATAAGAAATTCGGATTTGATTATCCTGATAATGGTCCGGATGTCGCGTTTGACAATAGTTGGACGGATTCTTGGAAAGAGATTTTCGTGCATCGCCGTTTGGATCACTTGCGTGAAAAGATTGTGGAGAAAGACTTATGGGACGTGGATCAGCTCAACAAGTTTGATAATGTCCGAGAAGTGATTGTAGATGCGCTGGATAATCATAAGAGTAAAGCGTCGTTGTTGCACGGTGATTTATGGAGCGGCAACTATATGTTCTTGAAAAATGGCGAACCGGCGTTGTTTGATCCGATGCCGTTATATGGCGACCGTGAATTTGATTTAGGTGCGACACGTGTCTTCGGCGGTTTCTCTGAAGAATTCTATGAAGCGTATGATAAAGCTTATCCGTTACCGGATGGAGCAGAGCGCCGTATTGAATTCTATAAACTCTATTTACTGCTCGTGCATTTAGTGAAATTCGGTTCTATGTATGAAGGCAGTGTAGAACAATCGATGGATAAAATTTTAGCTGAGGCCAAACAGCAGTAA
- a CDS encoding PTS transporter subunit IIC, with translation MKKLLHRWFIQGLSYMTLGLFGSLIIGLIMQTIGKQTLIPALNLHFLAEIGTVAMGLTGAAIGGAIAYGLGAQPLVVFSCIIVGSLGYDKFGGGAVGAFVATLVATELSRFYAAKTKVNIIISPLLTLIIGGAVAKFIGPFLNDFMVSLGKMIMLATDQRPLIMGILVAVIFGLALTAPISSAALALMLDLSGLAAGAATIGCCAQMVGFAVTSYKDNGVGGLISVGIGTSMLQVPNILMNPAILIPPTVASAIIAPIMTTLFPMTNNAAGAGMGTSGFIGQIMTINTMGASAKTWILIAVFQIILPAVVSYLLYRVCKNAGWIKDGDQKINIGNKKVAD, from the coding sequence ATGAAAAAATTATTACATCGTTGGTTTATTCAAGGTTTAAGTTATATGACTTTAGGGCTCTTCGGCTCTTTAATTATCGGTTTAATTATGCAGACAATTGGCAAACAGACGCTGATTCCTGCATTGAATTTGCATTTCTTAGCTGAAATCGGCACAGTGGCCATGGGCTTGACGGGTGCTGCGATCGGCGGTGCGATTGCGTATGGTTTAGGCGCGCAGCCTTTAGTGGTGTTCTCGTGTATTATTGTCGGGTCGCTAGGTTACGATAAATTCGGCGGCGGTGCGGTCGGTGCATTTGTAGCAACTTTAGTGGCGACAGAGTTAAGTCGTTTCTATGCGGCGAAAACGAAGGTCAATATTATTATTTCGCCTTTACTGACGTTGATAATCGGTGGCGCGGTGGCTAAGTTTATCGGTCCGTTCTTAAATGACTTTATGGTGTCGCTAGGTAAAATGATTATGTTGGCGACGGATCAACGTCCTTTAATCATGGGCATTCTGGTAGCTGTTATCTTCGGCTTGGCTTTAACAGCACCGATTTCCAGTGCAGCCCTCGCTTTAATGCTGGATTTATCTGGGTTAGCGGCAGGTGCTGCGACAATCGGATGTTGTGCACAAATGGTCGGTTTCGCAGTAACCAGTTATAAAGACAATGGCGTCGGCGGTTTGATTTCTGTCGGTATCGGAACGAGTATGCTGCAGGTTCCGAATATCTTGATGAATCCTGCGATACTGATTCCGCCTACTGTGGCGAGTGCGATTATCGCACCGATTATGACGACATTATTCCCGATGACGAATAATGCCGCAGGCGCAGGTATGGGCACAAGCGGTTTCATCGGACAGATTATGACCATTAATACGATGGGCGCTTCAGCCAAGACTTGGATATTAATTGCTGTATTCCAAATTATCTTGCCTGCCGTGGTCAGCTATCTGTTGTATCGCGTATGTAAAAATGCCGGCTGGATTAAAGACGGCGATCAGAAAATCAATATCGGTAATAAAAAAGTGGCAGATTAA
- the deoB gene encoding phosphopentomutase → MTTPFKRVHLIVMDSVGIGEGPDAAAFNDEGSHTLKHTLEGFEQDLPNLERLGLGNIAPLPVVDKVEHPEAFYTKLSEASVGKDTMTGHWEIMGLNIMQPFKVYPDGFPDELVKEIEDMTGRKVVANRPASGTQIIDEWGEHQMKTGDLIVYTSADPVLQIAAHEDVIPLEELYDICEKVRELTKDPKYLIGRIIARPYVGEPGNFTRTSNRHDYALKPFGRTVMNELKDYDYDVIAIGKINDIYDGEGVTEAIRTKNNMDGMDQLIKVVKKDFTGISFLNLVDFDALYGHRRNKEGYAQAIKDFDERLPELIDNLQEDDLVIITADHGNDPIAPGTDHTREYIPVLLYSPQLKSEAHELSGDTTFSSIGATIADNFDVPLPEYGRSFLSEMNVEK, encoded by the coding sequence ATGACAACTCCCTTTAAACGTGTACATTTAATCGTAATGGATTCAGTAGGTATCGGAGAGGGACCCGATGCGGCCGCGTTCAATGATGAAGGCAGCCATACTTTGAAACATACTTTAGAAGGATTCGAGCAAGATTTGCCGAATTTAGAACGCTTAGGACTCGGCAACATTGCGCCATTACCTGTAGTAGACAAGGTTGAGCATCCAGAAGCTTTCTATACTAAATTGAGTGAAGCTTCTGTTGGTAAAGATACGATGACAGGCCACTGGGAAATTATGGGCTTGAATATTATGCAGCCGTTCAAAGTGTATCCTGATGGATTCCCTGACGAATTAGTCAAAGAAATTGAAGATATGACAGGTCGTAAAGTTGTGGCGAACCGTCCTGCTTCAGGTACGCAGATTATTGATGAGTGGGGCGAACATCAAATGAAGACGGGCGACTTGATTGTTTATACTTCAGCTGACCCCGTCTTGCAAATTGCGGCACATGAAGATGTGATTCCGTTAGAAGAATTGTATGACATCTGTGAGAAAGTGCGTGAGTTGACGAAAGATCCGAAATACTTGATCGGTCGTATTATTGCGCGCCCTTATGTCGGCGAACCAGGTAATTTCACACGTACTTCTAACCGACATGATTATGCTTTGAAACCTTTCGGCCGCACAGTGATGAACGAATTGAAAGACTATGACTATGATGTCATCGCGATTGGTAAAATCAATGATATTTATGATGGTGAAGGTGTGACTGAAGCGATTCGTACGAAGAATAATATGGATGGCATGGACCAATTGATTAAAGTAGTGAAAAAAGACTTCACGGGTATCAGCTTCTTAAACTTAGTCGATTTCGATGCCTTGTATGGTCACCGTCGTAATAAAGAAGGTTACGCTCAAGCCATCAAAGATTTCGATGAGCGCTTGCCAGAGTTGATTGATAACTTGCAAGAAGACGATTTAGTGATTATTACAGCCGATCACGGTAACGACCCGATTGCGCCAGGCACTGACCATACACGTGAGTATATTCCGGTCTTGCTGTATAGTCCTCAATTGAAATCAGAAGCGCATGAATTGAGCGGTGATACAACTTTCAGTTCAATCGGTGCGACGATTGCAGACAACTTTGATGTGCCCTTGCCAGAATATGGTCGTAGCTTCTTGTCAGAAATGAACGTTGAAAAATAA